TGGCTAAACTCCTTTATAACCCCATTAATGTCGTTTATAATACCAAATAAGACTAGTAAGCTTAGTAAAATGTAATTTTGCCCATGAATCTACAAAACAATAATAAAATAATTATCCTGATTGTTTGGAGCATTGGTAGGCTCTGGTGTGTATGTTTATGAGAATTGGGGCTTAGTGTCTTGTTTTAAATTGTTTGAGCTAGGGTGTTTAAGAAAAAAACTGCAGAATAAACTGCAGTTTTACAATATTTTTTAAAATGAGACCTCCTTAAAAACCACTTATTCCCGAATTACAAGTTCCAAAAAGTCTTGTAAAATAAATCATTCCCCATAAGCAGTAAAATAAATCTCCGCTTAGGTCAAGCCAGCGACTGTTAGCTGCGCTTTCTACTCCTCTATTCTAAAGAGTTTATTATCTTCAGAAAGTTCAAGAACAAAATAATCTTCATTATTCAATTCATCTGGTAACTTGTCTTTCAATATTGAGGCAATAAATTGAATGTCACTTTTATTGACCAAGTCTGCTATTTTAACAAGTTGCTTGCCATCCATCAATTCTTTCTTATCGTTAAGAATAAAATGCATGCAAGGAATATTTTCTTCATCAGCAAAAAAAGTGTATGCGATATCAAAACATGAAATTTCTCCTTGCTTTTTTCCAGAACTAAAGTTTGTATTGAATGCACTAAACTTATATAACCGTTGCCCCTTCTTGTTTTTAACCTTATCGTACTTTAATGCATATTTTTCATTATACAACACTTCTGAAACTGAAGAAAAGTGCTTATTAAACTTATTTAATTGAGTTTTAACGGTAGCTTCAAAATCATCTGAGAATAATTCTTCATCTATTGATTCTAGAGTATCATTAAAGCTTTTAAGATTATCTTCAACATCATTTAACTGTTGAACAATATTCTCGTATTCTCCTTTTAACCTATATTTTTCATTCAATTCAGCAATTAAGACTTCAAGCTCTTCGAACGAATCGCTTTTTGATATAATTTGCGATAATTCCTGTTCTTGTCCTAATAGTTTATTTAATTGAATACTGTTTTTTTTAATCTTAGATTCTAGTATAGGAAGTTCATTTGATATGAATTTTTTCTTTTCAGTAATCATGTTGTTGTGATATGCTACCATATCTTCAAATGATTTCTGTAGTTTTCCTAAAACACTAGATGCTTGTTGGTATATTTGATTAAGTTGACTTGTATCTATCGTCGAACTAGAATTCTCCAATTCCAATAAAGTTTCATTTATCAAATCTTTTCGAATATTCAACTTACTTATTTCTGAGCTAAGCCTGTTGATGTCGTATTTTACTTGATTTAATGCATCTAAATCTGATTCAAAATTTTCATTCAAATTAAGATTCGATTTTTTCTTGTTAAGCTCATCTATTTCGCTTTCAATTATCGCTAAAGTCGATTCGTAAGCTGATTTGGTCTGAATTTTCTCAAGTCTTTTTTTAAATGAATCTTCTTGTTTTATTTTTTCAAGTAATTCTTGTTTATTGTTTCCTTTTGTAAATTCACAACCTAATAAAAACAAATGCAAAGTTTCATATTCTGCATCTGATGTATATCTATCAAGTGTCTTTAGAGTGTTATTAATACTTAAATCCTTGTATCTAATATTGTGAGATATAATCTGCCTTAAAGTTGGTTTGTCCGATAAATGATCAGGAAAAAGAAGTTCT
This genomic interval from uncultured Marinifilum sp. contains the following:
- a CDS encoding DUF2326 domain-containing protein, whose protein sequence is MFLKSLTITKGASVIRDIEFRKGINLIVDKSEGKITGNSVGKTTVLKLVDFCFGANKKNIWEDPENKKEVYTLVKNHLINNDILVALTLTENLDDESAPEIVIERNFLSAKSKVIRKVNGENLTENEFETKLTELLFPDHLSDKPTLRQIISHNIRYKDLSINNTLKTLDRYTSDAEYETLHLFLLGCEFTKGNNKQELLEKIKQEDSFKKRLEKIQTKSAYESTLAIIESEIDELNKKKSNLNLNENFESDLDALNQVKYDINRLSSEISKLNIRKDLINETLLELENSSSTIDTSQLNQIYQQASSVLGKLQKSFEDMVAYHNNMITEKKKFISNELPILESKIKKNSIQLNKLLGQEQELSQIISKSDSFEELEVLIAELNEKYRLKGEYENIVQQLNDVEDNLKSFNDTLESIDEELFSDDFEATVKTQLNKFNKHFSSVSEVLYNEKYALKYDKVKNKKGQRLYKFSAFNTNFSSGKKQGEISCFDIAYTFFADEENIPCMHFILNDKKELMDGKQLVKIADLVNKSDIQFIASILKDKLPDELNNEDYFVLELSEDNKLFRIEE